CCGGGCCACCTTGGCGACGGCGCCGCGTTAGAAGGCGGGCCTTCGGTTTGGGGTTCTTGATCTAGACCCCCACCGTTGGACTCGGGCGAGGGGACTGGAGTTCGTCCGCGTCTGCCTCGCAGAGACTGTGTTGGCTGCTGTGATGGCGTGGTCACAGACGTTCTGATTCCGGGGACCCCTCCTCCCCAAGCCGGTGGGGACCCTCGGGCTCAAGGAGGTAACGGGATCCTCCCCCGCGGCGGGGATTCACCCGGGATCCGTGGCGGGtttccttggggtgggggtggggggcggaggagTGGTGTGGGCCCCGCGGGTGGTGGTGCGGACCCCTCCGGTGGTGGTGCGGACCCCTCCGGTGGTGGTGCGGACCCCTCCGGTGGTGGTGCAGGCGTGTTCCGGTGGAGTCGGACAGAGATACTGGAGCCTTATTTCTCTTCTTACATTCCGTCTTTTGCCAGCCTCCCGGCTCCCACCGCCTTCTGGCCTTTTCCTTCCACAAATTCCTTTCTGCTGAGATTCTCCCCGATTGTCATAAGTGCTGTGGGTGGGAGGCTACTGTAAACCCTTCGTCTCTTCGGGAAGCGCATCGTCTCGTCAGGGGATGCAGGGAGGAAACTTAAGTTGTCCCAGTCACTTTCTCTCCAATAAAATACCTCTGAATCATCATATTCACGGAGTCATCATAATCACCTTGCTAGTACGTTTTGTTGTGTCACTTGAGGACAATATAGGCAGCTGCTGATTAGACGATGAGTCATTATTCTATGCTAATTGTATTCATTCTCTTGAGTGTTTTGCTTATGTTTACCAAAGAGTAAAGCATACCCCTGCcttatttccttaatattttgtaatacttatattttaaatattacttgcATCAACAAGCATTATGGTACTAAATTAACCAAGGATTTGCTAACTGCCAAGTACTGTGTTAAGCACCTTGTGTAAATATCTGATGTCATCCTCATCTTACCCTCTACagttattaaccccattttagaCTTATGGAAACTGACTCTTAGAGAAATTATGTGGTTGCCCCatgtcacacagctattaagtgtTGAGTCCACAGTTGAACTCACACTTATTGGACTCTAGAGCCTGAACCCTAACCacaaactgttttgttttttcacaaaTCAAAAACATCAGCTAAATAGCTCAgaatccagaaaataaaattagagaatgTTTAAAAGGAAATCCTTTTATGTTTGATGTTTAAAGGAAATCctaatatttgactttttttatacaattttaatttatttttattttcttgtacagTTTGACACTTGAttttagccaaaaggccgagaagcgattttCCTGTACAATTTTAATGAGTAAAAATTTTAAGTCTATTCATTTTATACCAATTTTGGAACCCTTGTTATATTTATACCAGTTTGGGCATACATGTGTAACCTAGATTTCAGTGTTGTTATAAAGTAATTTGAATCTTTGCCTGGAACTTGTTGAGGGAAACTGAGACCAAGTGGAACATTCAGATAGATCAGAAACTGTATACCCATCTTGAACATTCCAAGAAGTATTTCTTAACATTCTTTGTTTTATGTACATACTGTATGTTATTTGTAAACATAACATTATATACCATAATGTACtgacttgagagagagcatgtttgGAGAGGTAGACAGTGAACATATATAAccaggtggttcagtcagttatgCAAATGAGGCAGAGGAAGCAGTTACTGTATTCAAAGAGAAAAGTCTTCAGGAAAGTGGTCTCTCATGGGTTTGTCTCTTGGTCTAACTGACTCCATGGAAGTTGAGTTTCCTTTGTCAGGCATTAGACTGAGAAGTGCGGCCTTTTTCCCGAAAGGCCACCGAGTGGCTGTTGTGAAACTTTCCCAGTGCAGTCATAGCTGCTAAATGTTTCTGACCAAACTGAATCCCACGAGGCTCACTgtggcagggagtgggggtggtgtATGACCAGCCCCTGGCCTTTCCTAGTGTGCTTCTCCAGGAACTCAACTCTAGGTGCTCAgtaattcattccacaaacaaacctactacatgccaggcgcTCCTGGCCTCCGGAGACTGCAGTGTGGAAACCGTGGTACCATGAGCAGCCGTTGGATTTCTTGTGCCAGCTATCAGGCGGTGCAGCCTTGTGCTCTTAGTGTGTACTGTCCTGTTTGCTGCCGTGGTCAATCTCATGGTCTCGGAGACTGCAGTGGATCTCCCTGCTCTCTAGGCGACATAGGGATGTGCCAGGAGGTGTCTGAAACCGCAGGATAGGACACGGTTTATATTCCTGGAACGCACATTTTTACTTGaagtcttttttggaaaagttagtTGATTTTAATGTTACATAGTTAAATCATATAAAAGCTCTGATATCTTATAGATTCTAATAGaatttgctggggcgcctgggtggctcagttggttaagcgtccaactcctgattttggctcaggtcatgatctcagggtgtgagatggagccccatgttgagctccgcactgggcatggagcctgtttaagattctctctctctcccgctccctctgcccctccccctctaaaaaatttGCATGAATATTTAAGACTTCGAAGAAATTTCACACTTGtgaccactttagaaaacagtctAGACCCTAACCCAGCAAGGTACCTGTTATTTCCTCTCTGACTTTAGAAGATGCTTCAGTGAAAAGTTCTGCCTCATGACATTTTACTTTTGTTAAAACACAGCATTTTGTAATTAGTTCCTATTATATCCCGTCTCTCTTTACAGAATGTATGCTCTCTTAAGGCAGAAACACACTGTGTTTGCCCATAGTGTGGTGCCTGGCTCATATGTAGTCAGTGAATTGTTGGGAGGCAAATGGCATGTGAATATGAACAAAAAAGTGTACTAATGAGCTTCAGTTTATGAAGTTATTAAGTAACTATGATAAAATAGAGCTAAAAGAGGTAGGTCAAGTAAGGATTTCATGGGGAGGGTATTTTGAGTGGGGTTTTGAACACGAGTGATTTGGCATAGCTAGCAGTGAAATGAAAGTAAACACAGACGTGGgctttgtttaccttttttttttttttttttttttttgggtgaaCTCTGACCAATGTAAGAGTTCAAACTTCCTGCAAAGCCGAGTTTCAATTCAGTGATTTGTTAAAAACGTCTGTTTCTGATGCTGTGTGGTACTCTGatagaaaaggaggagaaatggaagtcagaagcccagaaatgaaatgaattgagccttgtttttctgttgttgttattcCTTTGCACGACGAGCTAAATAAGGAATGGAATCACTAATTCAACTGAAGTTAGAATTTAGGGAGAAAGGCAAAGTGGTCGATTTCAGTATTGTAAATGTAGCAAGAAGGGCTGGTGATACTTTtgataataaatactaaataggATTGAAGTTTAAATGTAGAGATTGAAAAGAGACATAATTTCTAGCattacttcattttcatttagcgAACATTGATCATGAATGAGGCACTCTCTGTAAAAGCTTTACGTGAACTATTTAGTTGAAATTTGTGTCTTATTGAAAGTTATTCTCTTTTTGCCTTATTAGTTAAACCAGAGGATTGACCACCACCTCCATGGCTGCGTCACAGACTTCACAAACTGTTGCATCTCACGTTCCTTTTGCAGACTTGTGTTCAACTTTAGAACGAATACAGAGAAGTAAAGGACGTGCTGAAAAAACCAGACACTTCAGGGAATTTTTAGATTCTTGGAGAAGATTTCACGATGCTCTTCATAAGAACCAAAAAGATGTCAGGGACTCCTTTTATCCAGCAATGAGACTTATTCTTCCTCagctagaaagagagagaatggccTATGGAATCAAAGAAACTATGCTTGCTAAACTTTATATCGAATTGCTTAATTTACCTAAAGAAGGAAAAGACGCccttaaacttttaaattatagaaCGCCCACCGGGCCTCATGGAGATGCTGGAGACTTTGCAACAATTGCATATTTTGTGTTGAAACCAAGATGCTTGCAGAAAGGAAGTCTAACCGTACAGCAGGTAAATGACATTTTAGACTCAATTGCCAGCAATAATTCTGCCAGAAGAAAGGACCTAATAAAGAAGAGTGTTCTTCAGCTAATAAGTCAGAGTTCAGCGCTGGAACAAAAGTGGCTTATACGGATGATTGTAAAGGACTTAAAACTTGGTTTCAGTGAGCagtctgtattttctgttttccataatgatgCTGCCGAATTGCATAATGTCACCACAGATCTGGAAAAAGTCTGTAGGCAACTGCATGATCCTTCCATAGGACTCAGTGATATTTCCATCACTTTATTCTCTGCCTTTAAACCAATGCTGGCTGCTATAGCAGATATTGAGCGCATCGAGAAGGACATGAAACACCAGAGTTTCTACATTGAAACCAAGCTAGACGGTGAGCGTATGCAGATGCACAAACAGGGGGATGCGTATCAGTACTTCTCCCGAAATGGTTTTAACTATACAGATCAGTTCGGCGATTCTCCCCGGGAAGGTTCTCTCACACCGTTCATTCACAGTGCATTCAAAACAGACATACAAATCTGTATCCTGGATGGAGAGATGATGGCCTTCAACCCTAACACACAGACTTTTATGCAAAAGGGGAATAAGTTTGATATCAAAAGAATGGTGGAGGATTCTGATCTGCAGACTTGTTATTGTGTGTTTGATGTACTGATGGTTAATAATAAAAAGCTAGGGCATGAAACCCTGAAAAAGAGGTATGAAATTCTCACTAGTGTTTTTACACCAGTACCAGGTAGAATAGAAATAGTGCAAAAAACACAAGCTCATACTCAGAAAGAAGTGATCGATGCTTTGAATGAAGCCATAGATAAAAGGGAAGAGGGAATCATGATAAAACAGCCTCTGTCTATTTACAAGCCAGACAAAAGAGGCGAAGGATGGTTGAAAATTAAACCAGAGTACGTGGACGGGCTGATGGATGAGCTGGACATCTTAATTGTCGGGGGCTACTGGGGTAAAGGTTCCCGAGGTGGGATGATGTCTCATTTTTTGTGTGCTATAGCAGAGAAGCCTCCTCCTGGTGAAAAACCGTCAGTGTTTCATACACTGTGTCGTGTTGGTTCGGGTTATACCATGAAAGAGCTGTACGATCTGGGTTTGAAATTGGCCCAACATTGGAAGCCTTTTCATAAAAAAGCTCCACCAAGTAGCATTTTGTGTGGAACAGAGAAGCCTGAGGTGTACATTGAGCCTTGTCATTCTGTCATTGTTCAAGTTAAGGCCACAGAGATCGTCTCCAGCGATATGTACAAAGCTGGCTGCACATTGCGTTTTCCACGAATCGAGAAGATAAGAGAAGACAAAGAGTGGCACGAATGCACTACCCTGGATGACTTAGAACAGCTTCGTGGGAAAGCATCGGGAAAGCTTGCGTCCAAACACCTTTACATAGGTGGCGATGATGAACcacaggaaaagaagaggaaagttgCCCCGAAGGTGAAGAAAGTTATTGGAATTATCGAGCACTTAAAAGCACCCAACCTTTCTAATGTAAACAAAGTTTCTAATGTGTTTGAAGATGTGGAGTTTTGTGTCATGAGCGGAACAGACAGCCATCCGAAGCCTGATCTGGAGAACAGAATTGCAGAATTTGGTGGTTATATAGTACAAAATCCAGGCCCAGACACATACTGTGTGATTGCAGGGTCCGAGAACATCAGAGTGAAAAACATAATTTCTTCGAATAAACATGATGTTGTCAAGCCCGAGTGGCTGTTGGAGTGTTTTAAGACCAAAAGCTGCGTGCCGTGGCAGCCTCACTTTATGATTCATATGTGCCCATCAACAAAGGAACATTTTGCCCGTGAATATGACTGTTATGGTGACAGTTATTTTGTTGATACAGATTTGAACCAACTGAAGGAAGTGTTCTCAGGAATTAAAAATTCCAGCGCACAAACTCCTGGAGAAATGGCTTCTGTGATTGCTAATTTAGAGTATCGGTATTCCTGGGACCGTTCCCCTCTCAGTATGTTTCGACACCACATTATTTATTTGGACTTGTATGTTGTTATTAATGACTTGAGTACCAAAATCGAGGGAACGAGATTAGCTGTTACAGCTCTGGAGCTTCGATTTCATGGAGCCAAAGTAGTTTCTCGTTTAGCTCAGGGAGTGTCTCATGTAATCATTGGGGAGGATCAGAGTCGTGTTGCAGATTTAAAAGCTTTTCGAAGAACTCTGAAGAGAAAGTTTAAAATCCTGCAACAAGATTGGGTAACTGATTCAATAGACAAGTGTGAGTTGCAGGAGGAAAATCTATATTTGGTTTAAAGCTAGCTTTTCTAGTGAGGAAAGCCTCATTGTAACAGGTggtcataataaaatattaaactacattttatttttatcccttaAAATTTATGCTTAAACAGTATTAGatatagaaaaacaataattttaacttttgagaTAGATAAAACACTGAATGGACCaaggccaagaaagaaaaaattcttttagaGGTGTAGtatttaatgacttttaaaaccAAGATGAAATAAATAGTTTAAAGAAGGGACATTTATATAATATCCCTATAGAAATTGAGAATTTTGACTCaagtattaataaaatacattcagaatCTTTTAGAGTCATTAAAAGCATTGATATAAGTGGATTTTCTGAGGtcaaaattttaatagtttttctctAGTAAAAGCATTGCAAGAAAGAAGCAGAATTGTTACAATTGGACTTgtaaaaaatatgtcttttaaattGAAGGCTAAAATTAAAGAGTGTTTTTATGTGAACTGTACTCCAGAATAAATCGTATTCACAAAGAGTGATTTTCCTGGATGTAATCCATTGAGTACATGTCAAGATGGCATGTGTTGTAACTTCTGTTACAGAGAGGTAAATTGctctatttaaaatgatttttatctttagatTATTTAAACTCAGTATGTATAACATGTATTATGTCTGaattaaatattagaaatttagaaatagtctttagaaattttagaatagtctttcattttgaaaaatatgttttcatgaCACCTTTGCAATACTTGAAATATGGTACccaaggaattattattattattatttgtaagtgATTTGAAATTTTATCAAAACAGCGCAACaaatgttatatttctttttttttttttaaagactttagctctttttttttttttttaaagattttatttatttatttgagagagagaatgagagacagagagcatgagagtcagagggagaagcagactccctgccgagcagggagcccgatgcgggactcgatcccgggactccaggatcatgacctgagccgaaggcagtcgcttaaccaactgagccacccaggcgccccaaatgttatatttcttaatttaaataaaatatttaatatactattaaaatttatgatgtatttattttaaaacaataatagttATTTCAGTCCGATATTATTGGTATCAATATAATTTTTGACTGATTCAAATCAGTTTCCTATTTGAGGTCCTTTGTATTTCATATTGCTGAatgaactttattaaaaattcaaacttgtggggcacctaggtggctcagtcagtgaagcgtctgccttcggctcagggtcataatcccagggtcctgggatcgagccccgcattgggctccctgctccgcggggagtctgcttctccctctccctctgctcctctccttgcttgtgctctctctcacactctctcaaataaataaataaaatctttaaaaaaaatttttaacttacatatttttataatacctattgagaaaaactacaaaacagatACCAGTAAGGGTAATAGGGGAGAAAAGTACATAATTTTACCACCAAAGATAGTAACATTCACTGTTTTAGGTTATTGGTAGTAAGGAAAGtgcaaaatacattatttacAGTGTAACAGATAAGTATAAAACTGTAATGCTTTATTTGATCAGCTTTTCTCAATGGGAGAATTACAGGTCACTAAAGTAGACCTACATCACTTTAAATTGTTGTACACTATTGAATGTAGTGTAATGTGTTCAGCTAGGCCATTATTGTTTGATTTACAGATTATTTGACCTTGCCAccgtccctctgccccacctttttgttttcctagtgAGCATTATGATAAATCTGTATCATGGTCTGTGTATTCTAGTCCTGTTTGTTCCTTATACATTCT
Above is a window of Neomonachus schauinslandi chromosome 3, ASM220157v2, whole genome shotgun sequence DNA encoding:
- the LIG4 gene encoding DNA ligase 4 — encoded protein: MAASQTSQTVASHVPFADLCSTLERIQRSKGRAEKTRHFREFLDSWRRFHDALHKNQKDVRDSFYPAMRLILPQLERERMAYGIKETMLAKLYIELLNLPKEGKDALKLLNYRTPTGPHGDAGDFATIAYFVLKPRCLQKGSLTVQQVNDILDSIASNNSARRKDLIKKSVLQLISQSSALEQKWLIRMIVKDLKLGFSEQSVFSVFHNDAAELHNVTTDLEKVCRQLHDPSIGLSDISITLFSAFKPMLAAIADIERIEKDMKHQSFYIETKLDGERMQMHKQGDAYQYFSRNGFNYTDQFGDSPREGSLTPFIHSAFKTDIQICILDGEMMAFNPNTQTFMQKGNKFDIKRMVEDSDLQTCYCVFDVLMVNNKKLGHETLKKRYEILTSVFTPVPGRIEIVQKTQAHTQKEVIDALNEAIDKREEGIMIKQPLSIYKPDKRGEGWLKIKPEYVDGLMDELDILIVGGYWGKGSRGGMMSHFLCAIAEKPPPGEKPSVFHTLCRVGSGYTMKELYDLGLKLAQHWKPFHKKAPPSSILCGTEKPEVYIEPCHSVIVQVKATEIVSSDMYKAGCTLRFPRIEKIREDKEWHECTTLDDLEQLRGKASGKLASKHLYIGGDDEPQEKKRKVAPKVKKVIGIIEHLKAPNLSNVNKVSNVFEDVEFCVMSGTDSHPKPDLENRIAEFGGYIVQNPGPDTYCVIAGSENIRVKNIISSNKHDVVKPEWLLECFKTKSCVPWQPHFMIHMCPSTKEHFAREYDCYGDSYFVDTDLNQLKEVFSGIKNSSAQTPGEMASVIANLEYRYSWDRSPLSMFRHHIIYLDLYVVINDLSTKIEGTRLAVTALELRFHGAKVVSRLAQGVSHVIIGEDQSRVADLKAFRRTLKRKFKILQQDWVTDSIDKCELQEENLYLV